One genomic segment of Penaeus chinensis breed Huanghai No. 1 chromosome 24, ASM1920278v2, whole genome shotgun sequence includes these proteins:
- the LOC125037926 gene encoding keratin, type I cytoskeletal 10-like, producing the protein MAFKIMLLVAVASAAPQGYNLPTPSGPSFNAGGCGGGQVRHVDGSCVTPQVNSRVFLYDVPPNQASSSRPAYVPKPKLERNIVFVRLPEGGQGPEPIVVPPPRQQHVLFVLNKQSEQGQQVIEVPAPPPSDPEVFFVNYAEGENPTLPGGVDLQTALSAASQGGGQVVGGGGGGGSGGGIGGGFGGGSGGGIGGGSGGGFGSGIGGGIGGGIDGGSGGGLGGGIGGGFGGGIGGGSGVGVGGGFGGDSGSGIGGGSGGGSYSPPSPSTVYGGP; encoded by the exons ATGGCCTTCAAG ATTATGTTATTGGTGGCTGTCGCATCTGCTGCACCTCAGGGTTATAATTTACCCACTCCTTCTGGCCCATCGTTTAACGCCGGGGGTTGTGGCGGTGGACAAGTGCGACACGTGGATGGCAGCTGCGTCACACCTCAAGTGAACAgtcgtgtgtttttgtatgatgTGCCGCCAAATCAAGCTTCTTCCAGTCGGCCAGCGTATGTACCCAAACCTAAGTTGGAACGTAATATTGTTTTCGTGAGACTTCCTGAAGGTGGCCAAGGACCAGAACCCATCGTCGTTCCTCCTCCGAGGCAACAACACGTTTTGTTCGTTCTTAACAAGCAGTCGGAACAAGGTCAACAAGTAATCGAGGTGCCAGCGCCACCACCTTCGGATCCCGAAGTGTTCTTCGTGAACTACGCAGAAGGAGAGAACCCAACTCTTCCTGGTGGAGTAGACCTCCAAACAGCGCTGAGTGCAGCCTCTCAGGGTGGCGGTCAAGTCGtaggaggtggtggcggtggaggttCTGGTGGCGGCatcggaggcggatttggaggcggcagtggaggtggaattggaggcggcagtggaggtggatttggaagtGGAATTGGCGGTGGAATTGGAGGTGGTATTGACGGTGGCAGTGGAGGTGGACTTGGAGGTGGCATCGGAGGTGGGTTTGGAGGCGGCATTGGCGGTGGAAGTGGAGTTGGcgtcggaggtggatttggaggcgacAGTGGAAGTGGTATTGGAGGTGGATCTGGCGGTGGAAGCTACAGTCCCCCTAGTCCCTCCACTGTATATGGTGGACCATAA
- the LOC125037927 gene encoding ATP-dependent RNA helicase A-like, with protein MKLRILLLVAVASAAPQGYNLPNPSGPSFNAGGCGGGQVQHVDGSCVTPQVNSRVFLYDVPPNQASSSRPAYVPKPKLERNIVFVRLPEGGQGPEPIVVPPPRQQHVLFVLNKQSEQGQQVIEVPAPPPSEPEVFFVNYAEGENPTLPGGVDLQTALSAASQGGGQVVGGGGGGGSGGGIGGGFGGGSGGGFGGGSGGGFGGGSGGGFGGGSGGGF; from the exons ATGAAGCTCCGA ATTTTATTATTGGTGGCTGTCGCATCTGCTGCACCTCAGGGTTATAATTTGCCTAATCCTTCTGGCCCATCGTTTAACGCCGGGGGTTGTGGCGGTGGACAAGTGCAACACGTGGATGGCAGCTGCGTCACACCTCAAGTGAACAGTCGTGTGTTCTTGTATGATGTGCCGCCAAATCAAGCTTCTTCCAGTCGGCCAGCATATGTACCCAAACCTAAGTTGGAACGTAATATTGTTTTCGTGAGACTTCCTGAAGGTGGCCAAGGACCAGAACCCATCGTCGTTCCTCCTCCGAGGCAACAACACGTTTTGTTCGTGCTTAACAAGCAGTCGGAACAAGGTCAACAAGTGATCGAGGTGCCAGCGCCACCACCTTCGGAACCCGAAGTGTTCTTCGTGAACTACGCAGAAGGAGAGAACCCAACTCTTCCTGGTGGAGTAGACCTCCAAACGGCACTGAGTGCAGCCTCTCAAGGTGGCGGTCAAGTCGTtggaggtggtggcggtggaggttCTGGTGGCGGCatcggaggcggatttggaggcggcagtggaggtggatttggaggcggcagtggaggtggatttggaggcggcagtggaggcggatttggaggcggcagtggaggcggattt
- the LOC125037928 gene encoding glycine-rich cell wall structural protein 1.8-like, whose translation MKLRILLLVAVASAAPQGYNLPDPSGPSFNAGGCGGGQVRHVDGSCVTPQVNSRVFLYDVPPNQASSSRPAYVPKPKLERNIVFVRLPEGGQGPEPIVVPPPRQQHVLFVLNKQSEQGQQVIEVPAPPPADPEVFFVNYAEGENPTLPGGVDLQTALSAASQGGGQVVGGGGGGGGFGGGIGGGFGGGIGGGFGGGSGGGFGGGSGGGISGGSGGGVGGGFGGGFGGGFGGGIGGGSGGGLGGGIGGGSGGGFGGGSGGGIGGGSGGGSYSPPSPSTVYGGP comes from the exons ATGAAGCTTCGA ATTTTATTATTGGTGGCTGTCGCATCTGCTGCACCTCAGGGTTATAATTTGCCCGATCCTTCTGGCCCATCGTTTAACGCCGGGGGTTGTGGCGGTGGACAAGTGCGACACGTGGATGGCAGCTGCGTCACACCTCAAGTGAACAGTCGTGTGTTCTTGTATGATGTGCCGCCAAATCAAGCTTCTTCCAGTCGGCCAGCGTATGTACCCAAACCTAAGTTGGAACGAAATATTGTTTTCGTGAGACTTCCTGAAGGTGGTCAAGGACCAGAACCCATCGTCGTTCCTCCTCCGAGGCAACAACACGTTTTGTTCGTGCTTAACAAGCAGTCAGAACAAGGTCAACAAGTGATCGAGGTGCCAGCGCCACCACCAGCGGATCCCGAAGTGTTCTTCGTGAACTATGCAGAAGGAGAGAACCCGACGCTTCCTGGTGGAGTAGACCTCCAAACGGCACTGAGTGCAGCCTCTCAAGGTGGCGGTCAAGTCGtaggaggtggtggcggtggaggtggatttggaggcggcatcggaggcggatttggaggtggtatcggaggtggatttggaggcggcagtggaggtggatttggaggcggcagtggaggtggtaTTAGCGGTGGAAGCGGAGGTGGCGTCGGAGGTGGgtttggaggtggatttggaggcggatttggaggtggtaTCGGAGGCGGCAGTGGTGGCGGACTTGGGGGTGGAAtcggaggcggaagtggaggtggattcggaggcggcagtggaggtggtaTTGGAGGTGGATCTGGTGGTGGAAGCTACAGTCCCCCTAGTCCCTCCACTGTATATGGTGGACCATAA
- the LOC125037929 gene encoding uncharacterized membrane protein DDB_G0293934-like — MKVLVSNTKFLLIVLVAAASAAPQGYNLPTPSGPSFNAGGCGSGQVRHVDGSCVTPQVNSRVFLYDVPPNQASSTRPANVPKPKLERNIVFVRLPEGSQGPKPIVVPPPKQQHVFFVLNKESEQGQQVIEVPAQPPADPEVFFVNYVEGENPTLPGGVDLQTALGAASQGGGQVVGGGGNGGAGGGIGGGIGGGSGGGSVTKRIKTRFQCTR; from the exons ATGAAAGTCCTTGTGAGTAACACAAAGTTCTTG CTCATTGTGCTTGTGGCTGCTGCATCCGCTGCCCCACAAGGATACAACTTGCCTACGCCATCCGGTCCATCCTTTAACGCCGGTGGTTGTGGAAGTGGGCAAGTGCGACACGTGGATGGCAGCTGCGTCACACCTCAAGTGAACAGTCGTGTGTTCTTGTATGATGTGCCACCAAATCAAGCTTCTTCCACTCGGCCAGCGAACGTTCCAAAACCTAAACTCGAACGAAATATTGTTTTCGTCAGACTTCCTGAAGGTAGTCAAGGACCAAAACCTATCGTCGTTCCTCCTCCGAAGCAACAACACGTCTTCTTCGTGCTTAACAAGGAGTCGGAACAAGGTCAACAAGTGATCGAGGTGCCAGCGCAACCACCAGCAGATCCCGAAGTGTTCTTCGTGAATTACGTAGAAGGAGAGAACCCAACTCTTCCTGGAGGAGTAGACCTCCAAACTGCGCTTGGTGCTGCTTCTCAAGGTGGCGGTCAAGTTGTGGGAGGTGGTGGCAATGGAGGAGCCGGAGGCGGCATTGGAGGTGGTAtcggaggcggcagtggaggtg gatctgttacaaaacgtatcaagacgagattccaatgCACAAGATAG